One segment of Paenibacillus sp. FSL R7-0337 DNA contains the following:
- a CDS encoding metal ABC transporter ATP-binding protein: MQIKGLNVDYFGNSALEGVTLDIPFGHSVGIIGPNGAGKSTFIKALLDVIKKRSGTVKAEGKDIALYRRNIAYVPQKNDIDLTFPITVKDTVLTGTYPNLKLFRRPGKKERTIAERSMAMVEIGDLADKQISNLSGGQLQRVFIARALAQEASVFFLDEPFVGIDMVSERIIVNLFKQLREEGKTILVVHHDLHEVEEYFDKIILLNKQLIAFGDVQDTFTTENIRRAYGTSLGNVMIQGAGGASHD; the protein is encoded by the coding sequence ATTCAGATTAAGGGTTTAAACGTTGATTATTTCGGCAACTCGGCGCTGGAGGGTGTGACGCTCGATATCCCCTTCGGGCATTCGGTAGGCATTATCGGGCCCAATGGCGCTGGGAAGTCCACTTTCATTAAGGCGCTGCTGGATGTGATCAAGAAGAGAAGCGGAACGGTAAAGGCAGAGGGGAAGGACATTGCCCTGTACAGACGGAATATTGCCTACGTGCCGCAGAAGAACGATATTGACCTGACTTTTCCCATTACAGTTAAGGATACGGTGCTGACCGGAACTTATCCGAACCTGAAGCTGTTCCGGCGTCCGGGTAAGAAGGAGAGGACTATTGCGGAGCGCAGCATGGCGATGGTGGAGATCGGTGACCTTGCGGATAAGCAGATTAGCAATTTGTCCGGCGGGCAGCTGCAGCGGGTGTTTATCGCCCGGGCGCTGGCCCAGGAGGCCAGTGTGTTTTTCCTGGATGAGCCGTTTGTCGGCATTGATATGGTTAGTGAGCGTATCATTGTGAACCTGTTCAAGCAGCTCCGTGAGGAAGGCAAGACCATCCTGGTGGTGCACCATGATCTACATGAAGTTGAAGAATATTTTGACAAAATCATTCTGCTTAACAAGCAGCTTATCGCCTTCGGAGATGTGCAGGATACCTTCACCACAGAGAATATCCGCAGAGCCTACGGTACATCCTTGGGCAACGTAATGATCCAGGGTGCAGGAGGTGCTTCTCATGATTGA
- a CDS encoding zinc ABC transporter substrate-binding protein, translated as MFKIISASLLILLLAACSNTSKGGAGDGKLQIVATYSILADMTRNITGDKAEVYSMVPIGTDPHMYDPLPADTGKVSSADLIFYNGLNLETGKGWFQDLLKVTKKEAAAFAVSEEVTPMYLTEKGKESQVDPHAWLDIQNAVKYVDVITARVIEQDPDNKQYYLDNQTAYVQELTELDQYAKEAVSKVLQEKRVLVTSEGAFKYFSQAYGFESAFIWEINTDSQGTPEQMNRIIGIIKEKQIPALFLETSVNPKTMETISRETGVPVHSRIFTDSLAKEGEDGDTYLKMIKWNIDKVIEGLSR; from the coding sequence CTGTTCAAAATAATATCGGCATCCTTACTCATTCTACTACTCGCCGCATGCTCCAACACCAGTAAGGGGGGAGCGGGTGACGGCAAGCTGCAGATTGTGGCCACCTATTCCATCCTTGCAGACATGACCCGGAATATCACCGGAGATAAGGCGGAGGTCTACAGCATGGTGCCTATCGGCACAGACCCCCATATGTATGATCCGCTGCCTGCAGATACAGGCAAGGTTTCCAGCGCGGACCTTATTTTCTATAACGGATTGAATCTGGAGACCGGCAAGGGCTGGTTCCAGGATCTGCTCAAGGTGACGAAGAAGGAAGCTGCCGCGTTTGCCGTCTCCGAAGAGGTCACGCCGATGTACCTAACCGAGAAGGGGAAGGAGTCACAGGTTGACCCTCATGCCTGGCTGGATATACAGAACGCGGTCAAGTATGTGGATGTCATTACCGCACGTGTGATCGAACAGGACCCTGACAACAAGCAGTATTATCTGGATAACCAGACCGCGTACGTGCAGGAGCTGACGGAGCTGGATCAGTATGCCAAGGAAGCTGTGAGCAAGGTCCTGCAGGAGAAGCGCGTGCTGGTGACCAGTGAAGGGGCCTTCAAATATTTTTCCCAGGCCTATGGCTTCGAGTCTGCCTTCATCTGGGAGATTAACACTGACAGCCAGGGAACACCGGAGCAGATGAACCGGATCATCGGCATTATCAAGGAGAAGCAGATTCCGGCGTTATTCCTGGAGACGAGCGTCAACCCCAAGACGATGGAGACGATTTCCCGCGAGACCGGGGTGCCGGTCCATTCCAGGATTTTCACAGATTCTCTGGCTAAGGAAGGGGAAGACGGAGACACCTACCTGAAGATGATCAAGTGGAATATCGATAAAGTGATTGAGGGCTTGTCCCGATAG
- a CDS encoding O-methyltransferase, with translation MEEQNKWSNVDAYFNDRLLTADPVLDAVLDANTGAGLPAIDVAPNQGKLLYLLAKMKGASNILEIGTLGGYSTIWLARALPETGRLVTLEFEHKHVVVAEDNLRMAGLADKTEVLEGPALDSLALLEARGCEPFDFIFIDADKPNNPHYLKWVLKLARPGAVIVADNVVRDGEVIDPDSADDRVQGIRQFMKLLAEEPRIDATAIQTVGSKGYDGFVLGIVSA, from the coding sequence ATGGAAGAACAGAACAAATGGAGCAACGTAGACGCTTATTTCAATGACCGGTTATTGACGGCTGATCCGGTCCTGGACGCTGTGCTGGATGCGAATACAGGGGCCGGCTTACCGGCGATTGATGTCGCTCCGAATCAAGGGAAGCTGCTGTATCTGCTGGCCAAAATGAAGGGAGCATCCAACATTCTGGAGATCGGCACGCTGGGCGGTTATAGCACCATCTGGCTGGCGCGGGCGTTGCCGGAGACGGGCAGACTGGTCACACTGGAATTCGAGCACAAGCATGTTGTAGTGGCTGAGGATAACCTTAGAATGGCGGGGCTGGCAGACAAGACGGAAGTACTGGAAGGTCCGGCGCTGGATTCGCTGGCACTGCTGGAAGCCCGGGGATGTGAGCCGTTTGACTTCATCTTCATTGATGCCGACAAACCGAATAATCCGCATTACCTGAAGTGGGTGCTGAAGCTGGCCCGGCCGGGTGCGGTCATTGTGGCGGATAATGTAGTGCGTGACGGCGAGGTAATTGACCCGGACAGTGCGGATGACCGGGTTCAAGGCATCCGGCAATTCATGAAGCTGCTCGCAGAGGAGCCGCGCATAGATGCTACTGCTATACAGACGGTAGGCAGCAAGGGCTATGACGGATTCGTGCTCGGGATTGTCAGCGCTTGA
- a CDS encoding metal ABC transporter permease, which yields MIESLSSLLNIPVYALNAGLSAIILGIVSGALGSFIVLRKMSLMGDALSHAVLPGVALSYILGINILLGASLFGLLAAILIQFITSRSNIKSDTSIGIILSSFFALGIVLITFARSGLDLTHILFGNILAVPQSELLQSFIIMLAVLAIITLLYKELLISSFDPVVAKAYGLKTGFYHYLLMMLLSVVTVSSLSQVGIVLVIAMLVIPAATSYLWSNSLLHMIVLASSVGAASGIIGVYVSFRYNLPTSATIVLVGVTLFSISFIISPKNNFLRKGLKQA from the coding sequence ATGATTGAGTCCTTATCCAGTCTGCTGAATATTCCGGTATACGCCCTGAACGCCGGGTTATCTGCAATTATTCTCGGGATTGTCTCAGGGGCGTTGGGCAGCTTCATCGTTCTGCGCAAAATGTCGCTGATGGGCGATGCCTTATCTCACGCAGTGCTTCCGGGCGTCGCCCTGTCTTATATTCTGGGCATCAACATCTTGCTGGGCGCTTCGTTGTTCGGCCTGTTAGCCGCTATTCTCATTCAATTCATCACCAGCCGCAGCAATATCAAGAGCGATACCTCTATCGGTATCATTCTCAGCTCCTTCTTTGCACTCGGGATTGTCCTGATTACGTTCGCCCGCAGCGGGCTGGATCTCACTCATATTCTGTTCGGTAACATTCTGGCTGTCCCGCAATCCGAGCTGCTACAATCCTTCATCATCATGCTGGCGGTGCTTGCCATTATTACACTGCTGTACAAAGAGCTGCTGATCAGCTCATTCGATCCAGTGGTAGCGAAGGCTTACGGGCTGAAGACCGGCTTCTATCATTATCTGCTGATGATGCTGCTCTCCGTAGTGACCGTCTCCTCCTTGTCCCAGGTTGGCATTGTGCTGGTCATCGCGATGCTGGTCATCCCGGCAGCCACCTCGTATCTGTGGTCCAATTCCTTGCTGCATATGATCGTATTAGCCTCCTCAGTTGGGGCAGCCTCGGGGATCATCGGCGTATACGTGAGCTTCCGCTACAATCTGCCGACAAGTGCAACAATCGTGCTGGTAGGCGTCACCTTGTTCAGCATTTCATTCATCATATCGCCCAAGAATAATTTTCTGCGGAAAGGACTGAAGCAAGCATGA